Proteins from a single region of Ziziphus jujuba cultivar Dongzao chromosome 1, ASM3175591v1:
- the LOC107435323 gene encoding nuclear poly(A) polymerase 4, whose protein sequence is MVSSDGLITRLTPSLAGAKQYGVTKPISTAEPSEADIQKTSELEKYLVDAGLYESNEEAAKREEVLERIGQIVKDWVKQLTRLRGYTDQMVEDANAVIFTFGSYRLGVHGPGADIDTLCVGPSYVNREEDFFFILHNILSEMEEVTELQPVPDAHVPVMKFKFDGISIDLLYASISLLVVPEELDISDVSVLYNVDEPTVRSLNGCRVADQILKLVPNVEHFRTTLRCLKFWAKRRGVYSNVTGFLGGVNWALLVARVCQLYPNAVPSMLVSRFFRVYTQWRWPNPVMLCAIEEDELGFSVWDPRKNPRDRTHHMPIITPAYPCMNSSYNVSTSTLRVMMEQFQYGNKICQEIELNKAQWSSLFEPYLFFESYKNYLQVDIVAADVDDLRAWKGWVESRLRQLTLMIERDTFGKLQCHPYPHEYVDTTKQCAHCAFFMGLQRKQGEKIQEGQQFDIRGTVDEFRHSINMYLFWKPGMEIYVSHVRRKQIPSYVFPDGYKRPRPSRFTTQQADKSSREDSEIHGTVSGERYLKRKKDPGGLDDSLCTPGKRQSISPKREDSISPELIGHKLSSASRDYLASRLEQIETTIESGKACQVNSGLVSEGLHAGTRMVVGEMRWLDGHKGSDMEPMVPNKRIPCPETEPGCASNSSVVTNITSDGSSCEDVGFESLAGNGEVNTGCSEGSVQGIDNPISLPGDSCEAESELLLKTGVEGNRVFQDGSQETLEPKAALGMTLDSSSGVTSEAVQKPVMRVSLTSTA, encoded by the exons ATGGTGAGCTCAGATGGATTGATTACTAGGCTGACCCCATCTTTAGCGGGGGCAAAACAGTACGGCGTGACAAAGCCCATATCTACGGCGGAGCCTTCCGAAGCTGATATTCAGAAAACTTCAGAGTTAGAGAAG TATTTGGTTGACGCTGGACTTTATGAGAGCAACGAGGAAGCTGCCAAGAGAGAGGAGGTTCTAGAGCGAATTGGACAG ATTGTTAAAGATTGGGTTAAACAACTCACTCGTTTGAGAGGGTACACAGATCAGATGGTTGAGGATGCAAATGCTGTCATTTTTACATTTGGTTCTTATCGGCTTGGG GTACATGGTCCTGGTGCTGACATAGACACATTATGTGTTGGTCCATCTTATGTGAATCGTGAG GAAGACTTCTTCTTTATATTGCATAACATTCTGTCTGAAATGGAAGAAGTTACAGAACTACAACCAGTTCCGGATGCTCATGTCCCAGTGATGAAATTCAAGTTTGATGGAATATCTATTGATCTTCTGTATGCTAGTATTTCTCTCTTGGTGGTACCAGAA GAATTGGACATCTCTGATGTGTCCGTATTGTACAATGTCGATGAGCCTACCGTTCGAAGTCTTAATGGTTGCAGGGTTGCAGATCAAATTCTGAAGCTTGTTCCAAATGTTGAG CATTTTCGTACCACACTAAGGTGCTTGAAGTTTTGGGCCAAAAGGCGTGGTGTATATTCTAAT GTGACGGGATTTCTTGGTGGTGTGAATTGGGCACTTCTTGTTGCCCGAGTTTGCCAGCTTTATCCTAATGCTGTTCCAAGTATGCTGGTTTCCCGATTTTTTAGGGTCTATACACAGTGGCGATGGCCAAATCCTGTTATGTTATGTGCTATAGAAGAGGATGAACTTGGATTTTCCGTTTGGGACCCTCGGAAAAATCCACGTGATCGAACTCACCATATGCCAATTATAACTCCTGCCTACCCTTGCATGAACTCTAGCTACAATGTTTCAACAAGTACCCTCCGTGTTATGATGGAGCAGTTTCAGTATGGTAACAAGATTTGTCAG GAGATAGAACTTAATAAAGCCCAGTGGAGTTCTCTGTTTGAGCCTTACTTGTTCTTTGAAAGCTATAAAAACTATCTCCAGGTTGACATAGTTGCAGCTGATGTTGATGATTTACGTGCTTGGAAAGGCTGGGTGGAATCCCGGCTGAGGCAACTTACTTTAATG ATTGAACGGGACACTTTTGGCAAGCTGCAGTGCCATCCTTATCCACATGAGTATGTTGATACAACCAAACAATGTGCTCATTGTGCCTTTTTTATGGGTCTGCAGAGGAAACAAGGTGAAAAAATCCAGGAAGGTCAGCAATTTGATATACGAGGGACCGTGGATGAATTTAGGCATTCTATTAATATGTATCTGTTTTGGAAACCGGGGATGGAAATTTATGTTTCTCATGTTCGTAGAAAGCAGATTCCTTCTTATGTGTTTCCAGATGGTTATAAACGACCTCGTCCATCTAGGTTTACAACCCAGCAGGCTGATAAATCGTCTCGTGAAGATAGTGAAATTCATGGCACAGTATCTGGTGAGAGATAcctgaagaggaaaaaggatcCTGGTGGGTTGGATGATAGCCTTTGTACACCTGGAAAACGGCAATCTATCAGTCCTAAGCGGGAAGATTCAATTTCTCCTGAGCTTATTGGTCATAAATTAAGCAGTGCTTCTCGTGACTATTTGGCTTCTCGTCTGGAGCAGATAGAAACAACTATTGAAAGTGGTAAGGCATGTCAAGTCAACAGTGGGCTGGTTTCTGAAGGCTTGCATGCAGGAACTCGCATGGTTGTCGGAGAAATGAGATGGTTGGATGGTCATAAAGGGTCTGATATGGAGCCAATGGTTCCAAATAAAAGGATACCATGCCCAGAAACTGAGCCTGGGTGTGCTTCAAATTCAAGTGTTGTCACAAACATTACCAGTGATGGCAGTTCTTGTGAGGATGTTGGATTTGAATCTCTGGCCGGCAATGGTGAGGTCAACACTGGGTGTTCTGAAGGCAGTGTTCAAGGAATTGATAATCCAATATCATTGCCAGGTGATTCGTGTGAGGCAGAGTCTGAACTACTATTGAAAACTGGTGTGGAAGGCAATCGAGTGTTTCAAGACGGATCGCAGGAAACATTAG
- the LOC107435339 gene encoding protein IQ-domain 26, giving the protein MGRATRWFKGLLGRKKDKVDNIQVDSSNTTPLNDRKEKKRWSFGKSARTTGTVGHVSTNIPPNINPSDAAWLRSYLADSEKEQNKHAIAVAAATAAAADAAVAAAQAAVAVVRLTSQSGGLMCGKRDRWAAVKIQTVFRGYLARKALRALKGLVKLQALVRGFLVRKRTAATLHSMQALIRAQTAVRSQRARRSFNKENRLLPEIHARKSIERFDETRSEFHSKRLSTSYEASFNGFDESPKIVEIDTYKPRSRSRRYSTALSECDEDLPYQTISSPLPCPVPARISVPDCRHVQDYEWYFNSNETKFSTAHSTPKFSNSFWSNSPTTPAKSVCGDSFFRPYSNFPNYMANTQSFKAKLRSYSAPKQRPESAHKKRLSLNEIMAARNSISSVRMHRSTYSQVQEEALNY; this is encoded by the exons ATGGGAAGGGCTACCAGATGGTTCAAAGGTCTGTTGGGGAGGAAGAAAGATAAGGTCGACAATATTCAAGTTGACAGTTCAAATACGACGCCGCTTAATGATcgaaaggagaagaaaaggtGGAGTTTTGGCAAGTCAGCGAGGACTACGGGCACGGTTGGTCATGTTTCAACCAATATTCCACCAAATATCAATCCCTCCGACGCTGCTTGGCTCAGATCCTATCTTGCAGACTCAGAGAAGGAGCAAAACAAGCACGCAATTGCCGTGGCTGCAGCCACGGCTGCTGCCGCCGATGCTGCCGTGGCTGCTGCCCAGGCTGCAGTGGCGGTCGTGAGGCTCACCAGCCAAAGTGGTGGGCTCATGTGTGGAAAGAGAGATAGGTGGGCTGCTGTGAAGATTCAGACTGTTTTCAGAGGCTATTTG GCTCGAAAGGCACTTCGGGCTCTGAAAGGATTGGTCAAGTTACAGGCTCTAGTTAGAGGCTTTTTAGTCCGGAAACGGACCGCCGCCACTCTTCATAGTATGCAAGCTCTTATAAGAGCTCAAACTGCTGTGAGATCTCAACGTGCTCGTCGTTCATTCAACAAAGAGAACAGATTGCTTCCTGAAATTCATGCTCGGAAATCCATT gAAAGGTTTGATGAAACAAGGAGTGAATTCCACAGCAAGAGACTATCAACTAGTTACGAAGCATCCTTTAATGGATTCGATGAAAGCCCGAAAATTGTTGAAATCGATACCTATAAACCCAGATCAAGATCTCGGAGATACAGCACTGCATTGTCCGAATGTGATGAAGACTTGCCTTACCAAACCATCTCATCGCCTCTGCCTTGTCCTGTCCCGGCTCGAATCTCTGTACCGGATTGCCGCCATGTACAAGATTATGAATGGTATTTCAATAGCAATGAAACTAAATTCTCCACGGCTCATAGCACTCCTAAGTTTTCAAATTCTTTCTGGTCTAATTCTCCAACTACACCAGCCAAGAGCGTTTGTGGAGACAGCTTCTTTAGGCCTTATTCGAATTTCCCCAACTACATGGCCAACACTCAGTCTTTTAAGGCCAAGTTGAGGTCTTACAGTGCCCCAAAGCAAAGACCAGAATCAGCGCATAAGAAGAGGCTTTCACTGAATGAAATAATGGCAGCAAGAAACAGCATAAGCAGTGTTAGAATGCATAGGTCGACATATTCTCAAGTTCAAGAAGAAGCATTGAACTATTGA